The Triticum aestivum cultivar Chinese Spring chromosome 3A, IWGSC CS RefSeq v2.1, whole genome shotgun sequence genome includes a region encoding these proteins:
- the LOC123061458 gene encoding uncharacterized protein isoform X4, whose amino-acid sequence MVVQCFFEVYIGTMLKKDMIGSEDCQSSRHIPVCYQILKKEKQLYSIFLENLPVEYLDRDKYEIKDIFDGFSRKTWRIFFVDSLVLSWLFCSDFPSVHYLVTIHCSSTIVQLLTLWPFILTVIPRDALLVGIHFLIKIWQST is encoded by the exons ATGGTAGTCCAATGCTTTTTTGAAGTATATATTGGCACTATGCTGAAAAAGGACATGATAG GAAGTGAAGACTGCCAGTCATCGCGCCATATTCCC GTTTGCTATCAAATTCTCAAAAAGGAAAAACAACTTTACTCTATTTTTTTGGAGAACCTTCCTGTAGAGTACCTCGACAGAGACAAATATGAGATCAAGGATATATTCGATGGATTTTCACGCAAAACTTGGAGGATATTTTTTGTAG ATAGTTTGGTGCTCTCATggttattttgtagtgattttccttCCGTTCATTACTTGGTAACCATCCACTGCAGCTCAACTATTGTCCAGTTGCTGACCTTATG GCCTTTCATTCTCACTGTGATTCCCCGAGATGCGCTATTAGTAGGCATCCACTTCCTAATAAAAATCTGGCAGTCAACTTGA
- the LOC123061458 gene encoding uncharacterized protein isoform X2: MVVQCFFEVYIGTMLKKDMIGSEDCQSSRHIPVCYQILKKEKQLYSIFLENLPVEYLDRDKYEIKDIFDGFSRKTWRIFFVDSLVLSWLFCSDFPSVHYLVTIHCSSTIVQLLTLWKKCVRTMAQRMRIALKYMQVSCQTNCHYFISGQDP, encoded by the exons ATGGTAGTCCAATGCTTTTTTGAAGTATATATTGGCACTATGCTGAAAAAGGACATGATAG GAAGTGAAGACTGCCAGTCATCGCGCCATATTCCC GTTTGCTATCAAATTCTCAAAAAGGAAAAACAACTTTACTCTATTTTTTTGGAGAACCTTCCTGTAGAGTACCTCGACAGAGACAAATATGAGATCAAGGATATATTCGATGGATTTTCACGCAAAACTTGGAGGATATTTTTTGTAG ATAGTTTGGTGCTCTCATggttattttgtagtgattttccttCCGTTCATTACTTGGTAACCATCCACTGCAGCTCAACTATTGTCCAGTTGCTGACCTTATG GAAAAAATGCGTGAGAACGATGGCCCAGAGGATGCGAATTGCACTCAAATATAtgcaggtttcttgccaaactaactGCCACTATTTTATTTCAG GTCAAGATCCATGA
- the LOC123061458 gene encoding uncharacterized protein isoform X5, whose amino-acid sequence MVVQCFFEVYIGTMLKKDMIGSEDCQSSRHIPVCYQILKKEKQLYSIFLENLPVEYLDRDKYEIKDIFDGFSRKTWRIFFVDSLVLSWLFCSDFPSVHYLVTIHCSSTIVQLLTLWSRSMNRSKASHQL is encoded by the exons ATGGTAGTCCAATGCTTTTTTGAAGTATATATTGGCACTATGCTGAAAAAGGACATGATAG GAAGTGAAGACTGCCAGTCATCGCGCCATATTCCC GTTTGCTATCAAATTCTCAAAAAGGAAAAACAACTTTACTCTATTTTTTTGGAGAACCTTCCTGTAGAGTACCTCGACAGAGACAAATATGAGATCAAGGATATATTCGATGGATTTTCACGCAAAACTTGGAGGATATTTTTTGTAG ATAGTTTGGTGCTCTCATggttattttgtagtgattttccttCCGTTCATTACTTGGTAACCATCCACTGCAGCTCAACTATTGTCCAGTTGCTGACCTTATG GTCAAGATCCATGAATAGGAGCAAGGCATCACACCAGCTCTGA
- the LOC123061458 gene encoding uncharacterized protein isoform X3 gives MVVQCFFEVYIGTMLKKDMIGSEDCQSSRHIPVCYQILKKEKQLYSIFLENLPVEYLDRDKYEIKDIFDGFSRKTWRIFFVDSLVLSWLFCSDFPSVHYLVTIHCSSTIVQLLTLWCFFCNFLAGSSHFLVNFLVCTVESLEVVFYYL, from the exons ATGGTAGTCCAATGCTTTTTTGAAGTATATATTGGCACTATGCTGAAAAAGGACATGATAG GAAGTGAAGACTGCCAGTCATCGCGCCATATTCCC GTTTGCTATCAAATTCTCAAAAAGGAAAAACAACTTTACTCTATTTTTTTGGAGAACCTTCCTGTAGAGTACCTCGACAGAGACAAATATGAGATCAAGGATATATTCGATGGATTTTCACGCAAAACTTGGAGGATATTTTTTGTAG ATAGTTTGGTGCTCTCATggttattttgtagtgattttccttCCGTTCATTACTTGGTAACCATCCACTGCAGCTCAACTATTGTCCAGTTGCTGACCTTATG GTGCTTCTTCTGTAACTTTTTAGCTGGCTCTTCTCATTTCCTGGTGAACTTTTTAGTCTGTACAGTCGAATCGTTGGAAGTTGTTTTCTACTATCTATAG
- the LOC123061458 gene encoding uncharacterized protein isoform X1, whose amino-acid sequence MVVQCFFEVYIGTMLKKDMIGSEDCQSSRHIPVCYQILKKEKQLYSIFLENLPVEYLDRDKYEIKDIFDGFSRKTWRIFFVDSLVLSWLFCSDFPSVHYLVTIHCSSTIVQLLTLWKKCVRTMAQRMRIALKYMQVSCQTNCHYFISGASSVTF is encoded by the exons ATGGTAGTCCAATGCTTTTTTGAAGTATATATTGGCACTATGCTGAAAAAGGACATGATAG GAAGTGAAGACTGCCAGTCATCGCGCCATATTCCC GTTTGCTATCAAATTCTCAAAAAGGAAAAACAACTTTACTCTATTTTTTTGGAGAACCTTCCTGTAGAGTACCTCGACAGAGACAAATATGAGATCAAGGATATATTCGATGGATTTTCACGCAAAACTTGGAGGATATTTTTTGTAG ATAGTTTGGTGCTCTCATggttattttgtagtgattttccttCCGTTCATTACTTGGTAACCATCCACTGCAGCTCAACTATTGTCCAGTTGCTGACCTTATG GAAAAAATGCGTGAGAACGATGGCCCAGAGGATGCGAATTGCACTCAAATATAtgcaggtttcttgccaaactaactGCCACTATTTTATTTCAGGTGCTTCTTCTGTAACTTTTTAG